A DNA window from Castanea sativa cultivar Marrone di Chiusa Pesio chromosome 7, ASM4071231v1 contains the following coding sequences:
- the LOC142644713 gene encoding vacuolar iron transporter homolog 4-like, which translates to MAAATHNQLSNNSVEIPIHENDIMDSKHCQKIEEGDNVDYFQRAQWLRAAVLGGNDGLVTVASLMMGVGSVKEDIKPMLLAGFAGLFAGACSMAIGEFVSVYTQRDIEVAQIKRGNSMKVGGENEEEGEKENLPNPFQAAFASALAFSVGAVMPLLAAAFIKPHKVRLGVLVLVTSLALVVFGIVGAVLGRTPKVKSSVRVLVGGWMAMAITFGLTKLIGSHGLQM; encoded by the coding sequence ATGGCTGCTGCAACTCACAACCAACTCTCAAATAACAGCGTAGAAATTCCTATTCATGAAAATGATATTATGGACTCAAAACATTGCCAGAAGATTGAAGAAGGTGACAATGTTGACTACTTTCAAAGGGCACAGTGGCTTCGAGCTGCTGTATTGGGAGGCAATGATGGGCTTGTTACTGTTGCATCGTTAATGATGGGTGTTGGGTCCGTTAAAGAAGACATTAAACCCATGCTCCTTGCCGGTTTTGCAGGTTTATTTGCAGGGGCTTGCAGTATGGCAATTGGGGAGTTTGTGTCTGTGTACACCCAGAGGGACATAGAAGTGGCACAAATAAAGAGAGGGAACTCAATGAAAGTTGGTGGAGAGAATGAAGAAGAGGGTGAGAAGGAGAACCTTCCAAATCCTTTTCAAGCAGCTTTTGCATCAGCCCTTGCATTTTCAGTAGGTGCAGTAATGCCATTATTGGCAGCTGCATTTATAAAGCCACATAAAGTTAGACTGGGTGTCCTAGTTTTAGTGACTAGCTTGGCTCTGGTTGTTTTTGGAATTGTAGGAGCAGTGTTAGGGAGGACTCCAAAGGTAAAGTCTAGCGTTAGGGTTCTTGTTGGAGGCTGGATGGCAATGGCAATCACCTTTGGGCTGACCAAATTAATTGGCTCCCATGGACTGCAAATGTGA